The proteins below come from a single Cystobacter ferrugineus genomic window:
- a CDS encoding MopE-related protein: MKSISSLVCALGCGLVMAVGASACWVPELPDGTIFSCASDEDCALAGEKCAPREGLSGYCCKLSADATEVCNGVDDDCNGKKDDLSATCYSGPEGTEGKGLCKAGTSKCGANNEQQCEGEVLPTEEQCNRVDDNCDGVTDEGFDLQQDVNNCGACGTACSAGQVCVAGECTGLVQQTCTEGSDDDGDGLVGCADPDCDQKSCGTGCVCKSNVAAETTCNDNVDNDKDTKRDCADSDCANQSCGTGCICKSNVAAETTCNDNVDNDKDSRTDCADSDCANQSCGTGCTCKSNVAAETTCNDGKDNDGDGKIDCADTADCTTGTTCGSGRTCKSNGTCS; encoded by the coding sequence ATGAAGTCGATTTCTTCTCTCGTGTGCGCGCTCGGGTGCGGCCTGGTGATGGCCGTGGGAGCCTCGGCGTGTTGGGTGCCGGAGCTTCCGGATGGCACCATCTTCAGCTGCGCCTCGGATGAGGATTGCGCCCTGGCCGGGGAGAAGTGCGCGCCCCGGGAGGGCCTGAGTGGCTACTGCTGCAAGCTCTCCGCCGACGCCACCGAGGTGTGCAATGGCGTCGATGACGACTGCAATGGCAAGAAGGACGATCTGTCCGCGACCTGCTACAGCGGCCCCGAGGGCACCGAGGGCAAGGGGCTCTGCAAGGCCGGCACGTCCAAGTGTGGCGCCAACAACGAGCAGCAGTGCGAGGGCGAGGTCCTGCCCACCGAGGAGCAGTGCAACCGCGTCGACGACAACTGCGACGGCGTGACGGACGAGGGCTTCGACCTGCAGCAGGACGTCAATAACTGCGGCGCGTGCGGCACCGCCTGCTCGGCGGGCCAGGTGTGCGTCGCGGGTGAGTGCACGGGACTCGTGCAGCAGACGTGCACCGAGGGCTCGGACGACGACGGGGACGGGCTCGTGGGGTGCGCGGACCCCGACTGCGACCAGAAGTCGTGTGGGACGGGCTGCGTCTGCAAGTCGAACGTCGCCGCCGAGACCACCTGCAACGACAACGTCGACAACGACAAGGACACCAAGCGCGACTGCGCGGACTCGGATTGTGCCAACCAGTCGTGTGGGACGGGTTGCATCTGCAAGTCGAACGTCGCCGCCGAGACCACCTGCAACGACAACGTCGACAACGACAAGGACAGCAGGACCGACTGCGCGGACTCGGATTGCGCCAACCAGTCGTGTGGGACGGGCTGCACCTGCAAGTCGAACGTCGCCGCCGAGACCACCTGCAACGATGGCAAGGACAACGACGGGGATGGCAAGATCGACTGCGCGGACACCGCCGACTGCACCACCGGGACGACCTGCGGGAGTGGGAGAACCTGCAAGAGCAACGGCACGTGTAGTTGA
- a CDS encoding PEGA domain-containing protein yields MRNPFVVAAVLLALASGPARAQGGFGLDLSSDPNAQQSNEQTEESSEEASPDGSMGLDLSSGPGADLVPRFALVGLDTPERAGAAAAKRWVGWLQGAAFRTGKVVRAATSAEARQQLGNDYATALRCAEASCLSGAADTLDADLLTTARLSLEDEGWTLRLWTFDRDKGVVETDVVTGRKPTDSTFIREAGETLAKRVTALARPRAMLKVACNVSRAVVRVGSRVLGVGTVEAKLPPGDNQIVVEADDYNTYTKTVTLTPGETKELSVRLEFSGAAPESPLAELDERTPAKKKSSGPSKPTIFSRPALYTTVLGLAAVGAGVAMGLPLRERTLRIDRQGVVDINRRDYESLRQNALISTALMAGGGAVAAGSLAWLIIVPQRSAPASSPVASGTGGSGRGDMALHLVVGGSF; encoded by the coding sequence ATGCGTAACCCTTTCGTCGTCGCCGCCGTCCTGCTCGCGCTGGCCTCCGGTCCGGCCAGGGCCCAGGGTGGTTTCGGGTTGGATCTCTCCTCGGACCCCAATGCCCAGCAGTCCAATGAGCAGACCGAGGAGTCCTCCGAGGAAGCGTCTCCGGATGGTTCCATGGGGCTGGATCTCAGCTCGGGTCCCGGGGCGGATCTCGTGCCGCGCTTCGCGCTCGTGGGTCTGGACACGCCCGAGCGTGCCGGCGCCGCGGCCGCCAAGAGGTGGGTGGGGTGGCTGCAGGGCGCGGCGTTCCGCACGGGCAAGGTGGTGCGCGCGGCGACTTCGGCCGAGGCCCGCCAGCAGCTCGGCAATGACTACGCGACCGCGCTGCGCTGCGCGGAGGCCTCGTGCCTGAGCGGCGCGGCGGACACGCTGGACGCGGACCTGCTCACCACCGCGCGCCTGTCGCTGGAGGACGAGGGCTGGACGCTGCGGTTGTGGACGTTCGACCGGGATAAGGGCGTGGTGGAGACGGACGTGGTGACGGGCCGCAAGCCGACGGACAGCACCTTCATCCGCGAGGCGGGCGAGACGCTGGCCAAGCGGGTGACGGCCCTGGCCAGGCCCCGCGCGATGCTCAAGGTGGCGTGCAACGTGTCGCGCGCGGTGGTGCGCGTGGGCTCGCGCGTGCTGGGCGTGGGCACGGTGGAAGCGAAGCTGCCGCCCGGGGACAATCAGATCGTGGTGGAGGCGGACGACTACAACACCTATACGAAGACGGTGACGCTCACCCCGGGCGAGACGAAGGAGCTCTCCGTGCGGCTGGAGTTCAGTGGCGCCGCGCCGGAGAGCCCGCTGGCGGAGCTGGACGAGCGCACGCCGGCGAAGAAGAAGTCGAGCGGCCCCTCGAAGCCCACCATCTTCAGCCGTCCCGCCCTCTACACCACGGTGCTGGGACTGGCGGCGGTGGGCGCGGGCGTGGCGATGGGCCTGCCCCTGCGGGAGCGGACGCTGAGGATCGACAGGCAGGGCGTGGTGGACATCAACCGGCGTGACTACGAGTCCCTCCGGCAGAACGCGCTGATCTCCACGGCCCTCATGGCGGGCGGAGGCGCGGTGGCGGCCGGCAGCCTGGCCTGGCTCATCATCGTGCCGCAGCGTTCCGCGCCGGCGTCTTCCCCGGTGGCCAGTGGAACGGGCGGCTCGGGGCGCGGTGACATGGCCCTTCATCTCGTGGTTGGTGGGAGCTTCTGA
- a CDS encoding M20 family metallopeptidase gives MHEGGQAAADWLVGRLGEMEEALAALVEVNSWTENPEGGRRVGALLREQLAIPGLVAEVVPSQRYADHLVFRSEGRPGARPLALVGHLDTVFPPGKFEGYRREGSLRRGPGVLDMKGGLVVIAWALKALAATGGLARLPPLRLVVVSDEEVGSPEGMGVIQKAIAGAEACLVFESGRAGDAIITRRKGTGMAVATARGKAAHAGNAHHEGANALWAIARFVDRVQQLTDYPRGLTVNVGKVTGGQGKNTVPDHAVAEVDLRFCTRADGEALVRRFHQAAEEAAAGVSGTRIEVEGGVSREPLERTEASVALMEAYGACAHASGLGRGESPLVGGGSDASTSSAMGIPSIDGLGPRGKGFHTVEEFIEVETLVPKAQALARYLASRGA, from the coding sequence ATGCACGAGGGTGGTCAAGCAGCGGCTGACTGGCTGGTGGGAAGGCTGGGCGAGATGGAGGAGGCGCTCGCCGCCCTGGTCGAGGTGAACTCCTGGACGGAGAATCCGGAGGGCGGGCGCCGGGTGGGAGCCCTGCTGCGCGAGCAGCTCGCCATCCCCGGGCTGGTGGCGGAGGTGGTGCCCAGCCAGCGCTACGCGGACCATCTCGTCTTCCGCTCCGAGGGAAGGCCGGGAGCCCGGCCGCTGGCGCTCGTGGGACACCTGGACACGGTCTTTCCCCCCGGGAAGTTCGAGGGTTACCGGCGCGAGGGCTCGCTGCGGCGCGGCCCGGGCGTGCTGGACATGAAGGGAGGGCTCGTCGTCATCGCCTGGGCGCTCAAGGCGCTCGCGGCGACGGGAGGCCTGGCGCGGCTGCCCCCGTTGCGTCTGGTGGTGGTGTCGGACGAGGAGGTGGGTTCCCCCGAGGGCATGGGCGTCATCCAGAAGGCCATCGCCGGGGCCGAGGCCTGTCTCGTCTTCGAGTCCGGCCGGGCCGGGGACGCCATCATCACCCGGCGCAAGGGCACGGGCATGGCGGTGGCGACGGCGCGCGGCAAGGCGGCCCACGCGGGCAACGCCCACCACGAGGGCGCCAATGCGCTCTGGGCCATCGCCCGCTTCGTGGATCGGGTGCAGCAGCTCACCGACTACCCGCGCGGCCTCACCGTCAACGTGGGCAAGGTGACGGGGGGACAGGGCAAGAACACCGTGCCGGATCATGCGGTGGCGGAGGTGGATCTGCGCTTCTGTACCCGCGCGGATGGCGAGGCGCTGGTGCGGCGCTTCCACCAGGCGGCCGAGGAAGCAGCGGCGGGGGTGTCTGGTACCCGCATCGAGGTGGAAGGAGGCGTGTCGCGCGAGCCCCTGGAGCGTACCGAGGCCTCGGTGGCGCTGATGGAGGCGTATGGAGCATGTGCCCATGCCTCGGGGCTGGGCCGAGGTGAATCCCCCCTGGTGGGCGGCGGCTCGGACGCCAGCACCTCGTCCGCCATGGGCATTCCCTCCATCGATGGGCTCGGCCCCCGGGGCAAGGGTTTCCATACGGTGGAGGAATTCATCGAGGTGGAAACGTTGGTGCCCAAGGCACAGGCCCTGGCGCGCTATCTGGCCTCGCGCGGGGCGTGA
- a CDS encoding host attachment protein, with the protein MADALWILVANASRARLFSTDERAEKWDLREEFFHEESRQRSTELLEQPDNPNAGHLSKPTSENQPDARQQLEHGRFARQLAERLERGINDRAFDRVVIAAPPEFLGMLRKAISPRVQQRLMLDMRADYTQVPIKDLPERIPLT; encoded by the coding sequence ATGGCTGACGCGCTGTGGATTCTGGTGGCCAATGCAAGCCGGGCCAGGCTCTTCTCGACGGACGAGCGGGCCGAGAAGTGGGACCTGCGTGAGGAATTCTTTCACGAGGAAAGCCGTCAACGCTCCACCGAACTGCTCGAGCAACCCGACAACCCCAACGCGGGCCACCTGAGCAAGCCCACATCCGAGAACCAACCCGATGCGCGCCAGCAACTGGAGCACGGCCGCTTCGCCAGGCAGCTCGCCGAGCGGCTCGAGCGCGGCATCAATGACCGGGCCTTCGACCGGGTGGTCATCGCCGCGCCTCCGGAGTTCCTGGGCATGCTGCGCAAGGCCATCAGCCCCCGGGTCCAGCAGCGGCTGATGCTCGACATGCGGGCGGACTACACGCAGGTGCCCATCAAGGATCTGCCCGAGCGCATCCCCCTCACCTAG
- a CDS encoding methyl-accepting chemotaxis protein gives MRVPLIDSLNLKLRGRLTLYVTLLALIPLGVTSLGGLLATQWVIKAQVHEMLRIEAEGLKDLVEAALVEREASVRSWAEDALIREALLTSRPEQSDEVLSRLQSHYNTFAGLVLFTDEGRAVSANMSALRDSFQGQDEAVRESVWFRAAQQGQFTSSTLTREDPIFGMPVLHLAAPVLDPSNGRRLGVLLAAYDWGQVGEVVKAALARARARKNNSFTLEVRSASGTVLFNSRGQTAWNVPDAVTAEAINDDWLRDVGDGWHFVAMSDPAEVYAPVIWMRWVFLVNLLVVGALVSVCAFLLGRTITRPIVKLHQVVRHIVRTGDLAQKPEVHSRDEVGELAESFLEMVEKLRATTDSLQRGTRVLTDTVAELTRAAEQEESNITRQAAALQQTQVTAQEIKQTSLLAAERAGAVLQVATRAEELGRGGVRALTESMSGFQTLREQVDEMSVQIGQLNERAQRIGGITLTVKGLADRSNMLALNAAIEAVRSGEHGKGFGIVAKEIRTLANQSIHSTEQVGSLLEDITQSILKTVELSEQGQKRMDSGLAQVRSSGDSIQALSGIVQDNMTAVRQIASAVNQQNAGIQEIFNALTDMSSLMHETMVGLQATQRVTGELRDVAQQMEKVASSYRV, from the coding sequence ATGCGAGTTCCCCTGATCGACTCCCTCAACCTCAAACTGCGCGGTCGGCTGACTTTATACGTCACCCTGCTGGCCCTCATCCCCCTTGGCGTGACCTCCCTGGGAGGGCTGCTCGCCACCCAGTGGGTGATCAAGGCGCAGGTGCACGAGATGCTGCGCATCGAGGCCGAGGGGCTGAAGGATCTGGTCGAGGCGGCCCTGGTGGAGCGAGAGGCGAGCGTGCGCAGTTGGGCCGAGGACGCGCTGATACGCGAGGCGCTGCTCACGAGCAGGCCCGAGCAGAGCGACGAGGTGCTCTCCCGTCTGCAATCGCACTACAACACCTTCGCGGGACTGGTGCTCTTCACCGACGAGGGCCGCGCGGTGTCCGCGAACATGTCGGCGCTGCGCGACTCGTTCCAGGGCCAGGACGAGGCCGTGCGCGAGTCCGTCTGGTTCAGGGCCGCCCAGCAGGGCCAGTTCACCAGCTCGACGCTCACGCGGGAGGATCCCATCTTCGGCATGCCGGTGCTGCACCTGGCGGCGCCCGTGCTGGACCCGAGCAATGGACGCCGGCTGGGCGTGCTGCTCGCGGCGTATGACTGGGGACAGGTGGGCGAGGTGGTGAAGGCGGCGCTGGCGCGCGCCCGCGCTCGCAAGAACAACAGCTTCACCCTGGAGGTGCGCTCCGCCTCGGGCACCGTGTTGTTCAACTCGCGAGGCCAGACGGCCTGGAACGTGCCGGATGCGGTCACCGCCGAGGCCATCAATGACGATTGGCTCCGGGACGTGGGGGACGGCTGGCACTTCGTGGCGATGTCGGATCCCGCGGAGGTCTACGCCCCGGTCATCTGGATGCGTTGGGTCTTCCTGGTGAACCTGCTCGTCGTCGGCGCGCTCGTGAGCGTGTGCGCGTTCCTGCTCGGCCGCACCATCACCCGGCCCATCGTCAAGCTCCACCAGGTGGTGCGCCACATCGTGCGCACGGGAGACCTCGCCCAGAAGCCCGAGGTGCACTCGCGCGACGAGGTGGGCGAGCTGGCCGAGTCCTTCCTGGAGATGGTGGAGAAGCTGCGCGCGACGACGGACAGCCTCCAGCGGGGCACGCGCGTGCTCACCGACACCGTGGCCGAGCTGACGCGCGCCGCCGAACAGGAGGAGAGCAACATCACCCGCCAGGCGGCGGCGCTGCAGCAGACCCAGGTGACGGCCCAGGAAATCAAGCAGACGTCGCTCTTGGCCGCGGAGCGGGCCGGGGCGGTGCTCCAGGTGGCCACGCGCGCCGAGGAGCTGGGCAGGGGCGGCGTGCGCGCCCTCACCGAGAGCATGAGCGGCTTTCAGACCCTGCGCGAGCAGGTCGACGAGATGTCGGTGCAGATCGGCCAGCTCAACGAGCGCGCCCAGCGCATCGGCGGCATCACCCTGACGGTCAAGGGGCTCGCGGATCGCTCCAACATGCTCGCGCTCAACGCGGCCATCGAGGCGGTGCGCTCCGGCGAGCACGGCAAGGGCTTTGGCATCGTGGCCAAGGAGATCCGCACGCTGGCCAACCAGTCCATCCACTCCACCGAGCAGGTGGGCTCGCTCCTGGAGGACATCACCCAGTCCATCCTCAAGACGGTGGAGCTGAGCGAGCAGGGCCAGAAGCGCATGGACAGCGGCCTCGCCCAGGTGCGCAGCAGTGGCGACAGCATCCAGGCCCTCAGCGGCATCGTGCAGGACAACATGACGGCCGTGCGGCAGATCGCCAGCGCCGTGAATCAGCAGAACGCGGGCATCCAGGAGATCTTCAACGCGCTCACGGACATGTCCAGCCTGATGCACGAGACCATGGTGGGCCTCCAGGCCACCCAGCGCGTTACGGGCGAGCTGCGCGACGTGGCCCAGCAGATGGAGAAGGTGGCGAGCAGCTACCGCGTGTAG
- a CDS encoding HAD family hydrolase, protein MSPRLHAVILDLGNVLAFHDNALLFRRLGERAGLDAQEAERRLSGAGWTAANRGQLDAEGIRSDVCGALGVDLSMDEFNALWNCHFTIHEAVLPRVEGLVGRVKLVLLSNTNVLHVEWLRPRLPILERFDHLVLSCEVGLVKPEPAIYQEALRHAGCAPEEAAFFDDVPAYVEASNAVGLRGHVFTTAAAFDAQLRALGL, encoded by the coding sequence ATGTCCCCTCGCCTCCACGCGGTCATCCTGGATCTCGGCAACGTCCTCGCCTTCCACGACAACGCCCTGCTCTTCCGGCGCCTGGGAGAGCGAGCGGGGCTGGATGCCCAGGAGGCCGAGCGTCGGCTGTCCGGCGCGGGCTGGACGGCGGCCAACCGGGGGCAGCTCGACGCCGAGGGCATCCGGAGCGACGTGTGCGGGGCGCTCGGGGTGGACCTGTCCATGGACGAGTTCAACGCCCTGTGGAACTGCCACTTCACGATTCACGAGGCGGTGCTGCCCCGGGTGGAGGGGCTCGTGGGGCGGGTGAAGCTGGTGTTGCTGTCCAACACCAACGTGCTGCACGTGGAGTGGCTGCGGCCCCGGCTGCCCATCCTCGAGCGGTTCGACCACCTGGTGCTGAGCTGCGAGGTGGGGCTCGTGAAGCCCGAGCCCGCCATCTACCAGGAGGCCCTGCGGCACGCGGGTTGCGCGCCCGAGGAGGCCGCCTTCTTCGACGACGTGCCCGCGTATGTCGAGGCCTCGAACGCCGTGGGCCTCAGGGGCCACGTCTTCACCACCGCCGCCGCCTTCGACGCGCAGCTCCGGGCGCTCGGGTTGTAG
- a CDS encoding glutathione S-transferase family protein: MTALTLVVASKNYSSWSLRPYLALAHTGQPFREVVIPLDQPDTASNIAKYSPSGRVPALQHGELMIWDSLAICEYLAEQFPEARLWPQAREARAVARAVTAEMHSGFVTLRTHMTMDISARKPGQGRAPGVAEDIARITSLWQDCRSRFGQGGPFLFGAFSIADAFYAPVVTRFVTYAVELDAVCAAYRDAVLALPAMKAWTEAARHEPPLARYAK; the protein is encoded by the coding sequence ATGACTGCGCTCACCCTCGTCGTCGCCTCGAAGAACTACTCCTCCTGGTCGTTGCGGCCCTATCTCGCGCTCGCCCACACCGGGCAGCCCTTCCGCGAGGTGGTGATCCCCCTGGACCAGCCGGACACGGCCAGCAACATCGCGAAGTACTCGCCCAGCGGGCGGGTGCCGGCGCTCCAGCATGGCGAGTTGATGATCTGGGATTCCCTGGCCATCTGCGAGTACCTCGCGGAGCAGTTCCCGGAGGCGCGGTTGTGGCCCCAGGCGCGCGAGGCGCGGGCCGTGGCGCGCGCCGTCACCGCGGAGATGCACTCGGGGTTCGTCACGCTGCGCACCCACATGACCATGGACATCAGCGCTCGCAAGCCGGGACAGGGTCGCGCCCCGGGCGTCGCCGAGGACATCGCGCGCATCACCTCGCTCTGGCAGGACTGCCGCTCGCGCTTCGGACAGGGCGGGCCGTTCCTCTTCGGGGCCTTCAGCATCGCGGATGCCTTCTACGCGCCCGTCGTCACGCGCTTCGTCACCTATGCGGTGGAACTGGACGCGGTGTGCGCCGCCTACCGGGACGCGGTGCTCGCCCTGCCGGCGATGAAGGCCTGGACGGAGGCCGCCCGTCACGAGCCGCCCCTGGCGCGCTACGCGAAGTAG
- a CDS encoding adenylate/guanylate cyclase domain-containing protein, whose protein sequence is MLVESEQAEPPKIAAIMFTDMVELSTEARRDESLNNELREEHGRLVRGLLSGHGGREIKRLEDGFLVEFDDALPAVVCALELQSALNARNECVPDERRVQLRIGIHLGSVVHQDGDVFGEGVNLAARLESLARPGTLYVSEPVARQMRGLQVEASMVRLGRSDLKKIRLPVPVYRIDPPVRRPRSWVARLRGLLPSRARS, encoded by the coding sequence ATGCTGGTGGAGTCAGAACAAGCGGAACCCCCCAAGATCGCGGCCATCATGTTCACGGACATGGTGGAGCTGAGCACCGAGGCTCGCCGCGACGAGTCGCTCAACAACGAATTGCGCGAGGAACATGGCCGGCTCGTGCGCGGTCTGCTGTCTGGCCATGGCGGACGGGAGATCAAGCGGCTGGAGGATGGTTTCCTCGTCGAGTTCGATGACGCGCTTCCGGCGGTGGTCTGCGCGCTGGAGTTGCAGTCGGCGCTGAACGCTCGCAACGAGTGCGTGCCGGACGAGCGCCGGGTGCAGCTGCGCATCGGCATCCACCTGGGCTCGGTGGTGCACCAGGATGGAGACGTGTTCGGCGAGGGCGTCAACCTGGCCGCCCGCCTGGAGTCGCTCGCGCGGCCCGGAACCCTCTACGTCAGTGAGCCGGTGGCGCGGCAGATGCGCGGCCTCCAGGTCGAGGCCTCCATGGTGCGCCTGGGCCGCAGCGACTTGAAGAAGATCCGCCTGCCGGTGCCCGTCTACCGGATTGATCCGCCCGTGCGCCGCCCGCGCTCGTGGGTGGCGCGTCTGCGTGGGCTCCTGCCCAGCCGCGCCCGAAGCTGA
- a CDS encoding GFA family protein: MREWNLPWEGGCRCGQVRLRISAPPLLTMACHCTGCQRMSASAFSLSAAIPSEGFLVTKGEPVIGGLHGAHRHYFCPYCMSWMFTRPDGIDTFVNLRATMLDDPRWFTPFIETWTSEKLPWATTPAVHSFEKLPAFDDLKGLTEEYARQS; the protein is encoded by the coding sequence ATGCGCGAATGGAATCTCCCTTGGGAAGGTGGATGCCGCTGCGGACAGGTGCGGCTCCGGATCAGTGCACCGCCGCTGCTCACCATGGCCTGCCACTGCACGGGCTGCCAGCGGATGAGCGCCAGCGCCTTCTCCTTGAGTGCCGCCATCCCCAGTGAAGGGTTCCTGGTCACGAAAGGAGAGCCCGTGATTGGCGGCCTCCACGGCGCACACCGGCATTATTTCTGTCCGTACTGCATGAGCTGGATGTTCACACGGCCCGACGGCATCGACACGTTCGTCAACCTTCGCGCGACGATGCTCGACGATCCCCGCTGGTTCACCCCATTCATCGAAACGTGGACGAGCGAGAAGCTGCCCTGGGCGACCACGCCCGCGGTCCACAGCTTCGAGAAGCTGCCCGCTTTCGACGACCTCAAAGGGCTGACGGAAGAGTACGCGCGACAATCATGA